The Rutidosis leptorrhynchoides isolate AG116_Rl617_1_P2 unplaced genomic scaffold, CSIRO_AGI_Rlap_v1 contig606, whole genome shotgun sequence genome window below encodes:
- the LOC139884811 gene encoding uncharacterized protein: MFYFSLTDDSEKIVKKYGGDLSSPVVLKAPTGEVWRVGFTRSDDGNVCFQNGLKEFMKYYSIAYGHFLVFRYDGYSIFTVSIFDPSGTEINYPYTLHNTEKGLSDSDGEFYEHDDEYSESEDDEYSDVLEKISAFTLQTRKIEMINSEDKAEKSSKFCQSSSSRQALRGRQNLNAFLLSGSFIICRKRNQIFIFKQAFNLFDYDNSIFMVTMDASYVVPEFHENVHVAADFERICFDKKPDHITIRIPDGRAFTVKYHGDFFKGWKQFVLDDQTRSGEACLFELCEPYKPLLRLTVPPNFFEKWVKLSRGQDARLERSGACWNVKLVFGLEHTDIVEDLCVFELVKKEPLFRVSVFKCQS, encoded by the exons ATGTTTTATTTCTCTCTAACAGATGATTCCGAAAAGATTGTGAAGAAATATGGAGGTGATCTAAGCAGTCCAGTTGTTCTTAAAGCCCCTACTGGAGAAGTGTGGAGAGTTGGATTTACAAGGTCGGATGATGGAAATGTCTGCTTTCAGAATGGCTTAAAAGAATTCATGAAGTATTACTCCATAGCTTATGGTCACTTTCTAGTTTTCAGATATGATGGTTATTCCATCTTCACTGTATCGATTTTTGACCCAAGCGGCACTGAGATTAATTATCCTTATACGTTACACAACACCGAAAAGGGTTTGTCCGACTCTGATGGTGAATTCTATGAGCACGATGATGAATACTCCGAGTCGGAAGATGATGAATATTCTGACGTCTTGGAGAAAATTTCTGCTTTCACTCTTCAGACTCGTAAGATAGAGATGATTAATTCAGAAGATAAAGCTGAGAAATCGTCCAAGTTCTGCCAATCTTCGAGTTCAAGGCAAGCATTGCGAGGTAGACAAAACTTGAATGCGTTTCTTTTGTCT GGAAGCTTCATTATTTGCCGAAAAAGGAACCAAATATTCATCTTCAAACAAGCTTTTAATTTATTTGATTACGATAATTCAATTTTCATGGTTACTATGGATGCTTCTTATGTTGTTCCAGAATTTCACGAAAATGTG CATGTAGCAGCAGACTTTGAAAGAATATGCTTCGACAAAAAGCCAGACCATATCACTATTCGCATTCCCGATGGAAGAGCTTTTACTGTAAAGTACCATGGAGACTTTTTTAAAGGTTGGAAACAATTTGTGCTGGATGATCAAACGAGATCTGGTGAAGCTTGTTTGTTTGAGCTGTGTGAACCTTATAAACCCTTACTTAGACTT ACTGTACCGCCTAACTTTTTTGAGAAGTGGGTGAAACTAAGTAGGGGACAAGATGCGAGGCTTGAGAGATCTGGTGCGTGTTGGAATGTTAAGTTGGTTTTTGGTTTAGAGCATACAGATATTGTGGAAGACCTATGTGTGTTTGAGCTGGTCAAAAAGGAGCCACTGTTCAGAGTTTCTGTATTCAAATGTCAATCCTAG
- the LOC139884812 gene encoding uncharacterized protein — protein MAIPAALLRHNHRHRTSTTFFLCRLLHYKPPKTPPPPAPPSPPNPPKKPQSFNLHDSTWEDPYNWMSSLNDRVAMRHMDIYMEQEEKYLEAVMTNTERLQSKLQSEMASRMQFDLSTPPVKWGPWLYYRRVEEGKQYPVLCRRLAKLNEEFISNRSPYSGFDFTSGRKIEKKLIDYNQEAERFGGYAYEELSEVSPDHQFIAYTMYDKENDYFKLSVRNLNSGALCSKPKAELVSHVSWVKDGNALLYVVTDQNKRPYRIYCSMIGSTDEDVLLFEELDEDVHVNIRHTKDFQFVTINTFSPTSSKVFLINAAHPLSGLTLVWECEGPAHCIIEHHRGFLYLFTDAPKQGQVVDHHYLLYRPVGTSNSTHNWESVFFDEQDMVLEDVDFNSTHLVLIVRESQKYRLCSVPLPLPLEKGAVRLKEIQHQFLPLPKYVSQISPGPNYDFYSPTMRFTISSPVMPDAVVDFDVTNGNWKIIQQQNVLHERRRVLYGTTSLASFAEDLKKENGSDSTNYEDTNPWNDLSELYACEHYDVPSHDGVMVPLTVIYSHRNKKEYQSPGLLHGHGSYGELLDKRWRSELKSLLDRGWVIAYADVRGGGGRGKKWHHDGRGTMKQNSIKDFIASAKFLVEKGIVHENKLAGWGYSAGGLLVASAINHCPDLFRAAVLKVPFLDATNTLRHPILQLTAADYEEFGDPGDVDNFHAIQKYSPYDNIQEGVLYPAVLVMSSFNTRFGVWEAAKWVARARERVFYDPKRPILLNLTTDIVEENRYLQCKESALETAFLITMMESA, from the exons ATGGCAATTCCCGCCGCGCTTCTCCGCCACAACCACCGTCACCGAACATCTACAACCTTCTTCCTCTGCCGTCTCCTCCACTACAAACCTCCGAAAACTCCTCCTCCTCCGGCACCGCCTTCTCCGCCAAACCCTCCGAAAAAGCCGCAATCTTTCAATCTCCATGACTCCACATGGGAAGACCCATACAATTGGATGTCGAGCCTCAACGATCGAGTGGCGATGCGCCACATGGACATTTACATGGAGCAAGAAGAGAAGTATCTAGAAGCCGTCATGACGAATACCGAGAGGTTACAATCTAAGCTCCAGTCTGAGATGGCTTCAAGGATGCAATTTGACCTTTCTACCCCTCCTGTCAAGTGGGGACCTTGGCTATACTACAGAAGGGTCGAAGAAGGGAAGCAGTATCCTGTCCTATGCAGGAGATTGGCTAAATTGAATGAAGAATTCATCTCGAATCGGAGTCCTTATTCCGGGTTTGATTTCACGTCAGGGAGGAAAATTGAGAAGAAATTGATTGATTACAATCAAGAAGCTGAGAGATTTGGAG GTTATGCTTATGAAGAGTTATCGGAAGTTTCGCCGGATCATCAATTTATTGCATATACAATGTATGATAAGGAAAATGACTACTTTAAACTATCCGTTAGGAATTTGAATTCCGGTGCATTGTGTAGTAAGCCGAAAGCAGAGCTGGTTTCTCATGTTTCATGGGTTAAAGATGGGAATGCATTGCTTTATGTTGTTACTGATCAGAATAAGAGACCATATCG GATATATTGTAGCATGATTGGATCGACCGATGAAGATGTCTTGCTTTTTGAAGAACTCGATGAAGATGTTCATGTAAACATAAGGCACACCAAGGATTTCCAATTTGTAACTATAAATACATTTTCGCCTACATCTTCAAAG GTCTTTCTGATAAACGCAGCTCATCCATTGTCTGGTTTGACATTAGTTTGGGAATGTGAAGGTCCAGCTCACTGCATAATTGAGCACCATCGAGGATTCCTTTATTTGTTCACAGATGCCCCTAAACAAGGCCAAGTGGTTGATCATCATTATCTTCTTTATCGCCCAGTTGGCACTTCCAACAGTACACATAATTGGGAG AGTGTATTTTTTGATGAGCAAGATATGGTTTTAGAAGATGTTGATTTCAATAGTACACATTTAGTACTTATTGTGAGGGaaagtcagaaatacagattatgTTCAGTTCCATTACCATTGCCCTTGGAGAAG GGAGCTGTTCGATTGAAAGAGATTCAACATCAGTTCCTTCCTCTCCCAAAATATGTTTCTCAAATTTCACCAGGCCCAAATTATGACTTCTACTCACCAACTATGCGCTTTACCATATCTTCACCTGTG ATGCCAGATGCCGTGGTTGACTTTGACGTTACAAACGGGAACTGGAAAATCATTCAGCAGCAGAATGTGCTTCACGAAAGAAGAAGAGTTTTGTATGGAACGACCTCCTTGGCAAGTTTTGCAGAAGATTTAAAAAAGGAAAATGGATCTGATTCAACCAATTATGAAGACACTAACCCGTGGAATGACCTCTCTGAATTATACGCTTGTGAACACTATGATGTTCCTTCACACGATGGAGTTATGGTCCCTTTAACTGTCATATACTCGCACAGAAATAAAAAAGAGTACCAAAGCCCTGGCTTACTTCACGGACACGGATCTTATGGTGAATTGCTCGATAAACGGTGGCGCAGTGAGTTGAAAAGCCTCCTTGATCGTGGTTGGGTCATTGCTTATGCTGATGTCAG GGGAGGAGGCGGGAGAGGTAAGAAATGGCATCATGATGGAAGAGGTACAATGAAGCAAAACTCGATCAAAGACTTTATAGCTTCTGCCAAATTCCTTGTTGAAAAAGGAATTGTGCATGAGAACAAACTAGCTGGGTGGGGATATAGTGCTGGAGGATTGTTAGTTGCTTCAGCCATTAATCATTGTCCTGATTTGTTTCGTGCAGCAGTTTTGAAG GTTCCATTCCTAGACGCCACCAACACGCTTCGCCATCCGATTTTACAGCTTACGGCTGCTGACTACGAAGAGTTTGGGGATCCTGGCGATGTTGACAATTTTCATGCCATacagaaatactcaccctatgataATATTCAGGAGGGTGTTCTTTATCCGGCCGTACTAGTAATGTCATCCTTCAATACACG ATTTGGGGTCTGGGAAGCGGCAAAATGGGTTGCTCGTGCTCGTGAACGAGTTTTTTACGATCCAAAGCGGCCGATATTGCTTAATTTAACAACGGATATTGTGGAGGAAAATAGATACTTGCAATGCAAGGAATCGGCATTAGAGACCGCATTTCTTATTACGATGATGGAGTCTGCCTAA